Proteins encoded by one window of Sorex araneus isolate mSorAra2 chromosome 3, mSorAra2.pri, whole genome shotgun sequence:
- the NXPH3 gene encoding neurexophilin-3, whose amino-acid sequence MQLSRCCFVFLVQGSLYLVVCGQEDGPPGSEDPEHDDHKSQPRARMPRKRGHLSPRPRSMANATLQGLLAPPGEAWGGPGQPPNRLSQSPPPSAKVKKIFGWGDFYSNIKTVALNLLVTGKIVDHGNGTFSVHFRHNATGQGNISISLVPPSKAVEFHQEQQIFIEAKASKIFNCRMEWEKVERGRRTALCTHDPAKICSRDHAQSSATWSCSQPFKVVCVYIAFYSTDYRLVQKVCPDYNYHSDSPYYPSG is encoded by the exons ATGCAACTGAGCCGCTGCTGCTTCGTGTTCCTCGTGCAGGGCAGCCTGTATCTG GTCGTCTGTGGCCAGGAGGACGGTCCCCCCGGTTCCGAAGACCCTGAGCATGACGATCACAAGAGCCAGCCTCGGGCCCGGATGCCCCGGAAGCGCGGCCACCTCTCACCCAGGCCCCGCTCCATGGCCAACGCCACCCTGCAGGGGCTGCTGGCGCCAcccggggaggcctgggggggccccgggcagccccccAACCGCCTGAgccagagccccccaccctcgGCCAAGGTGAAGAAAATCTTCGGCTGGGGCGACTTCTACTCCAACATCAAGACGGTGGCCCTGAACCTGCTGGTCACAGGCAAGATTGTGGACCACGGCAACGGGACCTTCAGCGTCCACTTCCGGCACAACGCCACGGGCCAGGGCAACATCTCCATCAGCCTCGTGCCGCCCAGTAAGGCCGTCGAGTTCCACCAGGAGCAGCAGATCTTCATCGAAGCCAAGGCCTCCAAGATCTTCAACTGCCGGATGGAGTGGGAGAAGGTGGAGCGCGGCCGGCGCACGGCCCTGTGCACGCACGACCCCGCCAAGATTTGCTCCCGGGACCACGCGCAGAGCTCGGCCACCTGGAGCTGCTCCCAGCCCTTCAAGGTCGTCTGCGTCTACATCGCCTTCTACAGCACGGACTATCGGCTGGTGCAGAAGGTGTGCCCCGATTACAACTACCACAGCGACTCCCCCTACTACCCGTCCGGCTGA